Proteins encoded in a region of the Isosphaeraceae bacterium EP7 genome:
- a CDS encoding ABC transporter substrate-binding protein, whose amino-acid sequence MLSVNRSGTFGRALAACLAATCVVACAWAEDAERPADLLSGSPFDRITLVDNSVYDIEPLAPRPLPEYDPAKEKKAEDVPVRARNRRKNRQAKDEGPEEVKDDDGPPGSMVVIHLLEGEMRDYKVKRKNIKKIEYFEDMLIAEADRLARDREFGKAFERLLVVRQRDPAWSGLEEKVNTLLYEEGAQALMDNDRDRGLRLLGDLSRRKPDYPGLAEQLAKAYSSRVDQSLQVGAFAKGRALIRELDSIAPGHPVVVASTARFVERARGAADSSDKLEGFAKLDALTEAARVWPSLDGLTPRFAEAFRAAPTLFVGVNEVAGVPSPWPRSPAADRQARLIYRPLLARDDDASRKGETPGQVSSGIEVAELGRRLEIRVKEGVPWSDGSRPVSAIDVARNLTDRAVASSPGYQARWADLLDQVEVLDERRVGLRFTRSVLKPEAWLLDPVGPAHGGREGLVPTQDRGRIAVSDGAYQLGEVASDRTTFLATGPAPIRRIVELPRDAAKATVTALVRGDVSLLERVPPDRIAELSAMPGIKIGSYNRPSLHRIALDGRNPLLRNRTLRRAMSTAIDRRLLLEDVLLKHPVDDVNRPLDGPFAKGSYADAPDVPALGYDPLLARMLVAAARKELNGVALAFDFEYPARPDARVVAARIAEMLTLAGVEIRLIERPESELESALRAGRKFDLAYRVGRCAEPAWDAGPFLCPGYDAAPSADALASIASPRIRQLLLLLDRAPEWPTARALVIQIDREVRDELPILPLWQLKDHYAWRDHLKGPAEAADDLYQNIETWEVEPWFARDAAPSSP is encoded by the coding sequence ATGCTCTCCGTGAATCGATCGGGAACCTTCGGACGCGCCCTCGCGGCCTGCCTGGCCGCGACCTGCGTGGTCGCCTGCGCCTGGGCGGAAGACGCGGAACGGCCCGCCGACCTGCTGAGCGGCAGCCCATTCGATCGGATCACGCTGGTCGACAACAGCGTCTACGACATCGAGCCGCTCGCCCCCAGGCCGCTGCCCGAATACGATCCGGCCAAGGAGAAGAAGGCCGAGGACGTGCCCGTCCGCGCCAGGAACAGGCGCAAGAACCGGCAGGCCAAGGACGAAGGCCCCGAGGAGGTGAAGGACGACGACGGGCCGCCCGGCAGCATGGTCGTCATCCATCTGCTCGAAGGCGAGATGCGCGACTACAAAGTCAAGCGCAAGAATATCAAGAAGATCGAGTATTTCGAGGACATGCTCATCGCCGAGGCCGACAGGCTGGCCCGCGATCGCGAATTCGGCAAGGCCTTCGAACGCCTCCTCGTCGTCCGCCAGCGCGATCCCGCCTGGAGCGGGCTGGAAGAGAAGGTGAACACCCTCCTTTACGAGGAAGGTGCCCAGGCCCTGATGGACAACGACCGCGACCGCGGTCTGAGGCTGCTGGGCGACCTTAGCCGACGCAAGCCCGACTACCCAGGCCTGGCCGAGCAGCTCGCCAAGGCCTACTCGTCGCGCGTTGACCAGTCGCTGCAAGTCGGCGCCTTCGCCAAGGGACGTGCCCTGATCCGCGAGCTGGACTCGATCGCCCCCGGGCACCCCGTGGTGGTCGCCTCGACCGCGAGGTTCGTCGAGCGGGCCAGGGGGGCCGCCGACTCGTCGGACAAGCTCGAAGGCTTCGCGAAGCTCGACGCCCTCACCGAGGCGGCCCGCGTCTGGCCTTCGCTGGACGGACTGACACCCCGATTCGCGGAGGCCTTCCGCGCCGCCCCCACGCTGTTCGTCGGGGTCAACGAGGTCGCGGGCGTGCCTTCCCCTTGGCCTCGTTCGCCCGCCGCGGACCGTCAGGCGCGGCTGATCTATCGTCCCTTACTTGCGCGTGACGACGATGCCTCGCGCAAGGGAGAGACGCCCGGTCAGGTCTCCTCGGGAATCGAGGTGGCCGAGCTGGGCCGTCGCCTGGAGATCCGCGTGAAGGAGGGCGTCCCCTGGTCTGATGGCAGCCGCCCGGTTTCCGCGATCGACGTGGCACGCAACCTGACCGATCGAGCGGTGGCCAGCTCGCCCGGCTATCAGGCCCGCTGGGCCGACCTCCTGGATCAGGTGGAAGTCCTCGACGAGAGACGTGTCGGCCTGCGATTCACGCGATCCGTCCTCAAGCCCGAGGCCTGGCTTCTCGACCCGGTCGGCCCTGCGCACGGCGGCCGTGAAGGACTGGTGCCGACGCAGGATCGCGGTCGGATTGCGGTCTCCGACGGCGCCTACCAGCTCGGCGAGGTCGCCTCAGATCGCACCACCTTCTTGGCGACCGGTCCCGCGCCGATCCGCCGGATCGTCGAGCTTCCTCGAGACGCGGCAAAGGCCACCGTCACGGCCCTGGTGCGCGGTGACGTCAGCCTGCTCGAACGCGTCCCGCCCGATCGCATTGCCGAGCTTTCCGCCATGCCGGGCATCAAGATCGGCAGTTACAACCGCCCGAGCCTGCACCGGATCGCGCTGGATGGCCGCAACCCGCTGCTGCGGAACAGGACGCTGAGGCGCGCCATGTCGACGGCCATCGATCGGCGATTGCTGCTGGAAGATGTCCTGCTCAAGCACCCGGTCGACGACGTGAACCGGCCGCTCGACGGCCCGTTCGCCAAGGGGAGCTACGCTGACGCTCCCGACGTCCCCGCGCTCGGGTACGACCCGCTCCTGGCTCGGATGCTGGTGGCCGCCGCGCGTAAGGAGCTGAACGGCGTGGCTCTCGCCTTCGACTTCGAGTATCCGGCCAGGCCCGACGCTCGGGTTGTGGCGGCCAGGATTGCCGAGATGCTCACGCTTGCAGGCGTCGAGATCAGGCTCATCGAGCGGCCCGAGTCCGAGCTGGAATCGGCCCTCAGGGCGGGGCGGAAGTTCGACCTGGCCTATCGCGTTGGCCGGTGCGCCGAGCCTGCCTGGGACGCGGGCCCGTTCCTCTGCCCGGGCTACGACGCGGCCCCCTCGGCCGATGCGCTCGCGTCGATCGCCAGCCCGAGGATCAGGCAGCTGCTGCTCCTGCTCGACAGGGCCCCGGAGTGGCCGACCGCCCGAGCCCTGGTCATCCAGATCGACCGCGAGGTGCGAGACGAGCTGCCGATCCTCCCGCTCTGGCAGCTCAAGGACCACTACGCCTGGCGCGACCACCTGAAGGGCCCCGCCGAGGCGGCCGACGACTTGTATCAAAACATCGAAACCTGGGAGGTCGAGCCGTGGTTTGCACGAGACGCCGCGCCCTCCTCGCCCTGA